The Desulfosporosinus sp. Sb-LF genome has a segment encoding these proteins:
- a CDS encoding helix-turn-helix domain-containing protein — protein MKDFNIDNSLGFIVAKTNYFMKSYFTKLIKGNNLDITTEQWAILNAVYHNPGVSQTDLARSCLKEKRM, from the coding sequence ATGAAAGATTTTAATATCGACAATTCTTTAGGTTTCATAGTCGCAAAAACCAACTATTTTATGAAATCCTATTTTACTAAGTTAATAAAAGGCAACAATTTAGATATAACAACAGAACAATGGGCAATCCTAAATGCTGTGTATCATAATCCAGGAGTATCACAAACTGACTTGGCCCGTTCATGCCTTAAAGAAAAACGAATGTAA
- the mobB gene encoding molybdopterin-guanine dinucleotide biosynthesis protein B produces MNHPQQIPVVSVVGKSDVGKTTLLEKLLKEAKCRGWRVATVKHDVHEFDMDKPGKDTWRHAQAGADMVVISSPRKIAILESVDEDKPLDEVISRIRGVDLIFTEGYKRANKAKIEVFRSEAHQELLCEPEELMAIAADITLDKGVPCYGLDDAKGLCDLIAEKFSVNASGCHE; encoded by the coding sequence ATGAATCACCCACAACAAATCCCTGTCGTATCAGTTGTCGGGAAATCCGATGTGGGAAAAACTACGCTACTTGAGAAGCTTTTAAAGGAAGCTAAATGTAGGGGATGGCGAGTTGCTACGGTAAAACACGATGTTCATGAGTTTGATATGGACAAGCCAGGCAAAGATACTTGGCGACATGCTCAGGCGGGTGCAGATATGGTGGTGATCTCTTCACCCCGAAAAATTGCCATTTTGGAAAGCGTTGACGAAGACAAGCCTCTTGATGAAGTAATAAGTCGGATTCGTGGGGTAGATCTAATTTTCACAGAAGGGTATAAGCGCGCAAATAAGGCGAAAATTGAGGTCTTTCGTTCTGAAGCACATCAAGAGCTCCTTTGTGAGCCTGAGGAGTTGATGGCTATTGCAGCGGATATAACATTGGACAAGGGTGTTCCATGTTATGGTTTAGATGACGCCAAAGGGCTGTGTGATCTGATTGCAGAGAAGTTTAGCGTCAATGCCTCGGGATGTCATGAGTAG
- a CDS encoding saccharopine dehydrogenase family protein — MGKALIIGAGGVASVAIHKCCQNPDVFEEICIASRTVEKCEAIKNKLVGSGTKIHTAQLDADNTEMVIDLIKSFKPDIVINLALPYQDLTIMDACLATGVDYLDTANYEPPDVAKFEYKWQWAYREKFAQAGITALLGSGFDPGVTGVFCAYAQKHYFDEIHSIDIVDANAGDHGYPFATNFNPEINIREITANGRYYENGSWVETVPLSLKKVYDLPEIGPKSIYLMYHEELESLAINLKGIKRIRFWMTFSDNYLNHLHVLENVGMTSIEPIDFEGQQIIPLQFLKAVLPDPASLGPRTKGKTNIGCIMQGIKDGKPKTYYVYNVCDHQECYAEVGSQAISYTTGVPAMIGAMLMLKGIWKKPGVFNIEEFDPDPFMEALNKCGLPWQENFSPTLLD, encoded by the coding sequence ATGGGAAAAGCTTTGATTATTGGCGCTGGCGGAGTTGCCAGTGTTGCTATTCATAAATGTTGCCAGAATCCAGATGTATTTGAAGAGATTTGTATCGCGAGCAGAACTGTCGAAAAATGTGAAGCTATCAAGAACAAATTGGTTGGGAGCGGCACAAAAATTCATACGGCTCAGCTTGATGCGGATAATACAGAAATGGTCATTGATTTGATAAAAAGCTTTAAGCCGGATATTGTCATTAACCTTGCGCTCCCTTATCAGGACTTAACCATTATGGATGCCTGCCTGGCTACCGGTGTTGATTATCTTGACACTGCGAATTATGAACCACCTGATGTAGCTAAGTTCGAATACAAATGGCAGTGGGCTTATCGGGAGAAATTTGCTCAAGCAGGTATCACTGCGCTGTTAGGAAGTGGTTTTGACCCTGGAGTTACAGGCGTCTTTTGTGCCTATGCCCAGAAACACTATTTTGATGAAATTCATTCTATTGATATTGTGGATGCCAACGCTGGCGATCATGGATATCCTTTTGCTACAAATTTTAACCCTGAAATAAATATTCGCGAAATTACGGCGAACGGAAGGTACTATGAAAACGGTTCGTGGGTCGAAACTGTTCCTCTTTCTTTGAAAAAGGTTTATGACCTCCCGGAGATAGGCCCAAAAAGCATTTATCTTATGTATCATGAAGAACTAGAATCTCTAGCCATTAATTTAAAGGGAATTAAGCGGATAAGATTTTGGATGACTTTCTCTGACAATTATCTTAATCACTTACATGTCCTCGAAAATGTTGGCATGACTTCGATTGAGCCCATAGATTTTGAGGGGCAACAGATCATTCCTTTGCAATTTTTAAAGGCTGTGCTTCCTGATCCAGCTTCCCTCGGGCCAAGAACGAAAGGGAAAACGAATATCGGTTGCATTATGCAAGGAATTAAAGACGGAAAGCCCAAGACCTATTATGTTTACAATGTTTGTGATCATCAAGAATGTTATGCAGAGGTTGGTTCACAGGCTATATCATATACAACTGGGGTTCCAGCCATGATTGGAGCAATGTTAATGCTCAAAGGTATTTGGAAAAAACCCGGTGTCTTCAATATTGAAGAATTTGATCCCGATCCGTTTATGGAGGCTTTAAATAAGTGTGGTCTACCGTGGCAGGAAAATTTCTCGCCAACTCTCCTTGATTGA
- the nspC gene encoding carboxynorspermidine decarboxylase: MDIDISALPTPSYIVDERLFLRNLELLHSVQQRTGCNILLALKGFSMHSLFPLVGNYLKGVTASSLFEARLGYEEMGKEVHIYAPAYVEGEFDQILSNCDHITFNSFDQWNRFKDKVKNVKTKKISCGIRINPEYSEIETPIYDPCYQYSRLGVTLSNFRPEELDGIEGLHFHTMCEQNSDTLARTIQVVDQKFGEYIKTMKWLNLGGGHHITRPDYDIETLVRSITFLQDKYGVDIYLEPGEAVALNTGFLVAEVLDIVDNGMEIAILNTSAACHMPDVLEMPYRPNIIDAGKPNEYANTYRLGGLTCLAGDIIGDYSFKQPLKPGDRLVFCDMAHYTMVKNNMFNGVNLPSIALFNEAEGIKVIRQFGYEDFKTRLS; encoded by the coding sequence ATGGACATTGATATCAGTGCCCTACCAACTCCTAGTTATATTGTCGATGAAAGACTCTTTTTAAGAAATCTTGAACTACTGCATTCCGTGCAACAACGTACGGGATGCAACATTCTTCTTGCTTTAAAAGGATTTTCCATGCATTCGTTATTTCCTTTAGTTGGCAACTATCTTAAAGGTGTCACAGCAAGCTCCTTGTTTGAGGCTAGGCTGGGTTATGAAGAGATGGGAAAAGAAGTTCATATTTATGCTCCAGCATATGTTGAGGGAGAATTTGATCAAATCCTCAGCAATTGTGATCATATTACCTTCAATTCATTTGATCAATGGAATCGGTTTAAGGACAAAGTAAAAAACGTTAAAACAAAAAAGATAAGTTGTGGCATTCGTATCAATCCGGAATATTCTGAGATAGAGACGCCGATTTATGATCCCTGCTATCAATATTCAAGACTCGGTGTAACGTTGTCTAATTTCCGGCCAGAAGAGCTTGATGGCATTGAAGGACTTCATTTTCACACCATGTGTGAGCAGAATTCGGATACCTTGGCACGGACGATTCAAGTGGTGGATCAAAAGTTTGGTGAATATATTAAAACAATGAAATGGCTCAATTTAGGTGGTGGACATCATATCACTAGACCTGATTATGACATTGAAACCTTGGTCCGTTCAATAACGTTTCTTCAGGACAAATACGGAGTAGATATATACCTGGAACCGGGTGAGGCTGTGGCTTTGAACACTGGATTTTTAGTTGCCGAGGTTCTTGACATAGTGGATAATGGCATGGAAATTGCTATTTTGAACACTTCGGCAGCATGTCACATGCCGGATGTGCTCGAAATGCCTTATAGACCTAATATTATCGATGCCGGAAAGCCTAATGAATATGCCAATACCTACAGACTGGGTGGTCTTACTTGTCTTGCTGGAGACATCATTGGAGATTATTCTTTCAAACAGCCTTTAAAACCGGGTGATAGGCTTGTATTTTGTGACATGGCCCACTATACTATGGTAAAGAATAATATGTTTAATGGTGTGAATCTACC